A region of Crenobacter cavernae DNA encodes the following proteins:
- a CDS encoding FAD-dependent oxidoreductase, giving the protein MPKSFPDHIDVLVVGAGPVGALAALKLAEAGRKVALVEARPEHVPVRDARALALSWASRGALVDAGIWRDDLPATAIDTVHVSQQGSWGRTVLSRDDLKLPHLGVVVDYPALSDALAQSLAERALPVAWGTRVTAIDTLSAYARVMLKSDAGESEVTARLVVLAEGGDLVDSLPGLSRRVHDYGQSALLAEVKCDKPHDGVAFERFSKRGPLALLPRGDGFMLVWTRTPEDAHELREGAPEELEKQLAEAMGERLGAFHLSGARAVFPLTLKEVNHRVSRRVALIGNAAQTLHPVAAQGLNLGIRDALALAAALKGSADPGDTAALASYERARHLDSGAVVGFTHHLVRFFDSHGPLVSAARGLGMNLLDAAPGLRRRFAGHLVFGVGTQSLDKTP; this is encoded by the coding sequence ATGCCCAAAAGCTTTCCCGATCATATCGACGTGCTCGTCGTCGGCGCCGGCCCGGTCGGCGCGCTCGCCGCGTTGAAGTTGGCCGAGGCCGGCCGCAAGGTCGCGCTGGTCGAGGCGCGCCCCGAACACGTGCCGGTGCGCGACGCGCGGGCGCTCGCGCTGTCGTGGGCGAGCCGCGGCGCGCTGGTCGACGCGGGCATCTGGCGCGACGACCTGCCGGCCACCGCGATCGACACGGTGCACGTGTCGCAGCAGGGCAGCTGGGGCCGCACCGTGCTGTCGCGCGACGACCTGAAGCTGCCGCACCTGGGCGTGGTGGTCGACTACCCGGCGCTGTCCGACGCGCTCGCGCAAAGCTTGGCCGAGAGGGCCTTGCCGGTCGCGTGGGGCACGCGCGTGACCGCGATCGACACGCTGTCGGCGTACGCGCGCGTCATGCTGAAAAGCGATGCCGGCGAGAGCGAAGTGACCGCGCGCCTTGTCGTGCTCGCCGAAGGCGGCGACCTGGTCGATAGCCTGCCAGGCCTGTCGCGCCGCGTGCACGACTACGGCCAGTCGGCGCTGCTCGCCGAGGTGAAGTGCGACAAGCCGCACGACGGCGTCGCGTTCGAACGCTTCTCGAAGCGCGGCCCGCTGGCGCTGTTGCCGCGCGGCGACGGCTTCATGCTGGTGTGGACGCGCACGCCCGAGGACGCGCACGAATTGCGCGAAGGTGCCCCGGAAGAACTGGAAAAACAGTTGGCCGAAGCGATGGGCGAGCGGCTCGGCGCCTTTCATCTGAGCGGCGCGCGCGCGGTGTTCCCGCTGACGCTCAAGGAGGTGAACCACCGCGTGTCGCGTCGCGTCGCGCTGATCGGCAACGCCGCGCAGACCTTGCACCCGGTCGCCGCGCAGGGGCTCAACCTCGGCATCCGCGACGCGCTGGCGCTAGCCGCGGCGCTCAAAGGCTCGGCCGACCCGGGCGACACCGCGGCGCTCGCGTCTTACGAGCGCGCGCGCCATCTCGACAGCGGCGCGGTGGTCGGCTTCACGCATCACCTGGTGCGCTTCTTCGACAGCCACGGCCCGCTGGTCTCCGCCGCGCGCGGCCTCGGCATGAACCTGCTCGACGCCGCGCCGGGCCTGCGCCGCCGTTTCGCCGGCCACCTGGTGTTCGGCGTCGGCACGCAATCTTTGGACAAAACGCCATGA
- a CDS encoding UbiH/UbiF family hydroxylase has product MKGFDADVVIVGGGLVGASLALALSRAGRQVTLVEGQQPDFSRVTEGWDARIYAVSPANRRFLSGLNAWPDASRIGTIARMEVHGDAGGEIDFDAREVGGDALAWIAENRWLLAALWARLAEAGVDVISGVKPAALSTRADAAELELSDGRRLAARLLVGADGANSWVREQAGLTARVDAYGQSGVVANFLCERPHGDIARQWFTGDSILAWLPMAGNHMSMVWSTSGPDALLELDDDAFCARVAEAGASALGQLQLASRPAAFPLRLIRPEAVVAERVALVGDAAHTVHPLAGQGVNLGFQDAATLAELIGGARDAGDWLLLRRYERTRREAVAAMQLTCDGLFKLFHGKDLPALSWLRNTGLNLTNRLTPLKRELVRHAIGF; this is encoded by the coding sequence ATGAAGGGCTTTGATGCGGACGTGGTCATCGTCGGCGGCGGGCTGGTCGGCGCGAGCCTCGCGCTTGCCTTGAGCCGTGCCGGCCGCCAGGTGACACTGGTAGAAGGGCAGCAGCCCGACTTCTCGCGCGTGACGGAAGGCTGGGACGCGCGCATCTACGCGGTCAGTCCGGCCAACCGGCGCTTTCTGAGCGGCCTTAACGCGTGGCCGGACGCCAGCCGCATCGGCACGATCGCGCGCATGGAGGTGCACGGTGACGCCGGCGGCGAGATCGACTTCGACGCGCGCGAGGTCGGCGGCGACGCGCTCGCATGGATCGCCGAGAATCGCTGGCTGCTCGCCGCGCTGTGGGCAAGGTTGGCCGAGGCCGGCGTCGACGTCATCAGCGGCGTGAAACCGGCCGCCTTGAGCACGCGCGCCGATGCGGCCGAACTGGAGCTTTCCGACGGCCGGCGCCTTGCAGCGCGGCTGCTGGTCGGCGCCGACGGCGCCAACTCGTGGGTGCGCGAGCAGGCCGGGCTGACGGCACGCGTCGACGCCTACGGCCAGAGCGGCGTGGTCGCCAACTTCCTATGCGAGCGCCCGCACGGTGACATCGCGCGCCAGTGGTTCACCGGCGACTCCATCCTCGCGTGGCTGCCGATGGCCGGGAACCATATGTCGATGGTATGGTCAACCTCTGGGCCCGACGCGCTGCTCGAGCTGGATGACGACGCGTTCTGCGCCAGGGTCGCCGAAGCGGGCGCCTCAGCGCTCGGCCAACTTCAACTTGCAAGCCGCCCGGCCGCCTTCCCCTTGCGCCTGATCCGCCCCGAGGCGGTGGTCGCCGAGCGCGTCGCGCTGGTCGGCGACGCCGCGCACACCGTGCACCCGCTCGCGGGGCAGGGCGTGAACCTCGGCTTCCAGGACGCGGCGACGCTGGCCGAACTGATCGGCGGGGCGCGCGACGCCGGCGACTGGCTGCTGTTACGACGTTACGAGCGCACGCGCCGCGAAGCGGTGGCGGCGATGCAGCTGACGTGCGACGGCCTGTTCAAGCTGTTTCACGGCAAGGATCTGCCGGCGCTGTCGTGGCTGCGCAATACCGGCCTCAACCTCACCAACCGGCTCACCCCGCTCAAACGCGAGCTGGTGCGCCACGCCATCGGCTTCTGA
- a CDS encoding DsbC family protein has translation MNKRFLTLAFLAAFTPLVACSAGASSEAKPAQPTAAAVKKAFTERFPNRPVKSVAATPLPGIYEVVLPNRQIMYTDAKVNYLFLDANLIDVQKRESLTEARMASLSRVDWSTLPLADAVKEVRGSGKRKLAVFSDPDCPFCKKLERETIARLDNVTVYTFLYPLAQLHPDAERKSRQIWCSADRTAAWIGLMREGKALSGPDNCATPLDKLQKLGDSLGINGTPALVFESGRLVSGAQPLEQVEAWLDEKAAK, from the coding sequence ATGAATAAACGTTTTCTGACCCTCGCCTTCCTCGCCGCCTTCACGCCGCTGGTGGCCTGTTCGGCCGGCGCGTCCTCCGAAGCCAAGCCGGCGCAGCCGACCGCCGCCGCGGTGAAAAAGGCGTTCACCGAGCGTTTCCCGAACCGCCCGGTGAAGAGCGTCGCAGCGACGCCGCTGCCCGGCATCTACGAGGTCGTGCTGCCGAACCGGCAGATCATGTACACCGACGCCAAGGTCAACTACCTGTTCCTCGACGCCAACCTGATCGACGTGCAAAAGCGCGAAAGCCTGACCGAGGCGCGCATGGCGTCGCTGTCGCGCGTCGACTGGAGCACCTTGCCCTTGGCCGATGCGGTCAAGGAAGTCCGCGGCAGCGGCAAGCGCAAGCTTGCGGTGTTCTCCGACCCGGACTGCCCGTTCTGCAAGAAGCTCGAGCGCGAGACGATCGCCCGCCTCGACAACGTCACCGTCTACACCTTCCTCTATCCGCTGGCGCAGCTGCACCCGGACGCGGAGCGCAAGTCGCGCCAGATCTGGTGCAGCGCCGACCGTACCGCCGCGTGGATCGGCCTGATGCGCGAGGGCAAGGCGCTGTCCGGCCCGGACAACTGCGCGACGCCGCTGGACAAGCTGCAGAAGCTCGGCGACTCGCTCGGCATCAACGGCACGCCGGCGCTGGTGTTCGAGAGCGGCCGCCTGGTGTCGGGCGCGCAGCCGCTCGAGCAGGTCGAAGCGTGGCTTGACGAGAAGGCCGCGAAGTAA
- a CDS encoding energy transducer TonB, with protein MLDTPLGFGDAVYYPAPMLDAVAEPLAAIDPLPMPPDPDLDPGAVQAARLVIRVFIDEAGRVVATEVESAEPPGVLEEAALAAFGKATFAPAIRHGQKVKSVKRIAIESGGLSSPF; from the coding sequence TTGCTCGACACGCCGCTGGGCTTCGGCGACGCGGTCTATTATCCGGCGCCGATGCTCGACGCCGTCGCCGAGCCGCTGGCGGCGATCGACCCGCTGCCGATGCCACCCGATCCCGACCTCGACCCCGGCGCGGTACAGGCGGCGCGGTTGGTGATCCGCGTCTTCATCGACGAAGCCGGCCGGGTGGTCGCGACCGAGGTCGAGTCGGCCGAGCCGCCTGGCGTGCTGGAAGAGGCGGCGCTCGCCGCCTTCGGCAAGGCGACGTTCGCGCCGGCGATCCGTCATGGGCAGAAGGTGAAGAGCGTGAAGCGCATCGCGATCGAGAGCGGCGGCCTGTCCTCGCCGTTCTGA
- a CDS encoding acyl-CoA-binding protein has protein sequence MSELKTAFEEAQAAVKTLAERPDNQTLLQLYAFYKQATDGDVSGERPGMMDFINRAKYDAWDKLKGTDSDSAMQSYIDVVKGLLA, from the coding sequence ATGTCTGAGCTGAAAACCGCATTCGAAGAGGCGCAAGCCGCCGTCAAGACCCTGGCCGAGCGCCCGGACAACCAGACGCTGCTGCAGTTGTACGCGTTCTACAAGCAGGCGACCGACGGCGACGTGTCCGGCGAGCGCCCGGGCATGATGGACTTCATCAACCGCGCCAAGTACGACGCGTGGGACAAGCTGAAGGGCACCGACTCGGACAGCGCGATGCAGTCCTATATCGACGTGGTGAAGGGTCTGCTGGCCTAG
- a CDS encoding TMEM165/GDT1 family protein: MEAFLVSTGIVALAEIGDKTQLLALLLAARYRKPGPIVAGIFVATLLNHFAAAAVGQWITTLLGPDVLRWILGASFIAMAVWMLIPDKLDDDSRLFDRFGVFGATAIAFFLAEMGDKTQIATVALSARFDQLAMVVAGTTLGMMIANVPAVLIGDAAANKLPKRAVHGVAAAIFAVLGGITLLYPLS; this comes from the coding sequence ATGGAAGCCTTCCTCGTCTCCACCGGCATCGTCGCCCTCGCCGAAATCGGCGACAAGACCCAGCTGCTCGCGCTGCTTCTCGCCGCGCGCTACCGCAAGCCCGGCCCCATCGTCGCCGGCATCTTCGTCGCCACGCTGCTCAACCATTTCGCCGCCGCCGCCGTCGGCCAGTGGATCACCACGCTCCTGGGCCCCGACGTCTTGCGCTGGATCCTCGGCGCGTCGTTCATCGCGATGGCGGTGTGGATGCTGATCCCCGACAAGCTCGACGACGACAGCCGGCTGTTCGACCGCTTCGGCGTGTTCGGCGCGACCGCGATCGCCTTCTTTCTCGCCGAGATGGGCGACAAGACGCAGATCGCCACCGTCGCGCTGTCGGCGCGCTTCGACCAATTGGCGATGGTCGTCGCCGGCACCACGCTGGGCATGATGATCGCCAACGTGCCGGCGGTGCTGATCGGCGACGCCGCCGCCAACAAGCTGCCCAAGCGCGCGGTGCACGGCGTCGCTGCGGCGATCTTCGCCGTGCTCGGCGGCATCACGCTGCTCTACCCGCTGTCCTGA
- the mscL gene encoding large-conductance mechanosensitive channel protein MscL, which translates to MVIFKEFKEFAMRGNVIDLAVGVVIGGAFGAIVKSLVDDVIMPPIGLLVGNVDFSNLFWVLKEGTKTAGPYVSVAAAKQAGAVTLNVGLFINAVISFTIVAFAIFMQVKTINRLKREEKAEVAPEVVSKECRYCLSSIPEKATRCPHCTSQLD; encoded by the coding sequence ATGGTAATTTTCAAAGAATTTAAAGAATTCGCGATGCGCGGCAACGTGATCGACCTCGCGGTCGGCGTGGTGATCGGTGGCGCTTTCGGTGCGATCGTCAAGTCGCTGGTCGACGACGTGATCATGCCGCCGATCGGCCTCCTGGTCGGCAACGTCGACTTTTCCAACCTGTTCTGGGTGCTGAAAGAAGGCACGAAGACCGCCGGGCCCTACGTGTCGGTGGCGGCGGCCAAGCAAGCCGGTGCGGTCACGCTCAACGTCGGCCTCTTCATCAACGCCGTGATCAGCTTCACCATCGTCGCGTTCGCGATCTTCATGCAGGTGAAGACGATCAACCGCCTCAAACGCGAGGAAAAGGCCGAAGTAGCGCCGGAGGTGGTGAGCAAGGAATGCCGCTACTGCCTGTCGAGCATTCCCGAGAAGGCGACGCGCTGCCCGCACTGCACGTCCCAGTTGGACTGA
- a CDS encoding DMT family transporter, with the protein MLRNPLYAAAGAILLWASLATLGALTKNLPPFFVVGVSLCIGSLLALPRVREWKVPVKTLAVGLYGLFGYHFLLFFAFRHAPAMEANLINYLWPLLIVLLAPLIVPGTQLMRRHIIGGLLGFVGAGLIVSGGRLAFDATSGFGYGLAVAAAIVWSTYSLLTKRLPPFPTGAVGGFCLLSGLLALACHALFEPATQPTTGQWLSLIGLGVGPMGGAFFLWDRAMKGGDPRQIGALSYTTPMLSTLLLVASGQGQLTPLTGVAIGLILGGALLGTVDRRLLKSLSRRTV; encoded by the coding sequence ATGCTGCGCAATCCGCTTTACGCGGCCGCAGGAGCGATCCTCCTGTGGGCCTCACTCGCCACCCTAGGTGCCCTCACCAAAAACCTGCCGCCCTTCTTCGTCGTCGGCGTCAGCCTGTGCATAGGCAGCCTGCTCGCACTACCGCGCGTCCGGGAATGGAAAGTCCCCGTCAAGACGCTTGCGGTCGGGCTTTACGGCCTGTTCGGCTATCACTTCCTGCTGTTCTTCGCCTTCCGCCACGCGCCAGCGATGGAAGCCAACCTGATCAATTATCTGTGGCCGCTGTTGATCGTGCTGCTCGCGCCGCTGATCGTGCCCGGCACGCAGTTAATGCGCCGCCATATCATCGGCGGACTGTTGGGCTTCGTCGGTGCGGGGCTGATCGTCAGCGGCGGCAGGCTCGCCTTCGACGCGACGTCGGGCTTCGGCTACGGGCTCGCGGTCGCCGCGGCCATCGTCTGGTCGACCTACAGCCTTCTCACCAAACGGCTGCCGCCGTTCCCGACCGGCGCGGTCGGCGGATTCTGCCTGTTGTCGGGCCTGCTGGCGCTCGCCTGCCACGCACTCTTCGAGCCGGCGACGCAGCCCACCACCGGCCAGTGGCTGAGCCTGATCGGCCTCGGCGTCGGACCGATGGGCGGCGCGTTCTTCCTGTGGGACCGCGCGATGAAGGGCGGCGACCCGCGCCAGATCGGCGCGTTGTCGTACACCACGCCGATGCTATCGACGCTGCTTCTCGTCGCCAGCGGCCAAGGGCAGCTCACGCCGCTGACCGGCGTCGCGATCGGCCTGATCCTCGGCGGCGCGTTGCTCGGCACCGTGGATCGCAGGCTGCTCAAGTCGCTGAGCCGCCGCACCGTATAA
- a CDS encoding YgfZ/GcvT domain-containing protein, which produces MMEEWQQWVTQNDGHQDEGGRLVFAGHQEELKAVQGGRPVFSPLTQFALLRARGEDTLSFLQGQLSSDLRELDGSRSQYSSYSNAKGRMQANFLAWKDGDDYFLMLSADIADAILKRLSLFVMRAKVKIERVDGQYLLAGFAGAGAAGRLAELGYAVPQSVHAVAGNEQGLVIALPAGTYLLVLPAESAAAAATSLAEGATRVGVEAWGAFDIAAGIAWITLPTQEQFVAQMANMELIGAVSFKKGCFPGQEIVARTQYLGKLKRRLFRASISAAASPGDVLYSPSVPDQTIGMVVNVVSVAAGQMELLVVVQVAAWEAGVYLKSLDGPQLSPLSLPYPLPDRI; this is translated from the coding sequence ATGATGGAAGAATGGCAACAGTGGGTGACGCAAAATGACGGTCATCAGGACGAAGGCGGTCGACTGGTTTTCGCCGGCCATCAAGAGGAATTGAAGGCGGTGCAGGGCGGGCGTCCGGTGTTCTCGCCGCTGACGCAGTTCGCCTTGCTGCGTGCGCGCGGCGAAGACACGTTGAGCTTCCTGCAGGGCCAGCTCTCGAGCGACTTGCGCGAGCTGGACGGTAGCAGAAGCCAGTACAGCAGCTATTCGAACGCGAAGGGCCGTATGCAGGCGAACTTCCTCGCGTGGAAAGACGGCGACGATTATTTCCTGATGCTGTCGGCCGACATCGCCGACGCCATTCTCAAGCGGCTGTCCCTGTTCGTGATGCGCGCCAAGGTCAAAATCGAGCGCGTCGACGGTCAATATCTGCTGGCCGGTTTTGCCGGCGCTGGGGCGGCGGGGCGTCTGGCCGAACTGGGTTACGCGGTGCCGCAATCCGTTCATGCGGTTGCCGGTAATGAACAGGGCCTGGTGATCGCCTTGCCAGCCGGTACCTATTTGCTGGTATTGCCGGCCGAGTCGGCGGCCGCGGCGGCGACAAGCTTGGCCGAGGGGGCGACGCGGGTCGGCGTAGAGGCCTGGGGCGCTTTCGATATCGCCGCTGGCATTGCGTGGATCACGCTGCCGACGCAGGAGCAATTCGTCGCGCAAATGGCGAATATGGAATTGATCGGCGCGGTGAGTTTCAAAAAGGGCTGCTTCCCCGGCCAGGAAATCGTCGCGCGTACGCAATATCTCGGAAAATTGAAGCGCCGATTGTTCCGTGCGTCGATTTCTGCGGCCGCATCGCCTGGTGACGTGCTTTATTCGCCGTCGGTTCCCGATCAGACCATTGGCATGGTGGTGAATGTGGTTTCGGTCGCTGCCGGGCAAATGGAACTTTTGGTCGTCGTGCAAGTGGCGGCGTGGGAGGCCGGGGTCTACCTTAAGTCGCTCGACGGTCCGCAATTGTCGCCATTGTCCCTGCCGTATCCGCTGCCGGACCGTATTTAA
- a CDS encoding H-NS family nucleoid-associated regulatory protein has protein sequence MELAKQLPGLEYAELLSLRNEIDGEIKRRESEEKAKARKQIQEIAKTYGLNLEEVLSKVGGAVRKPVEAKYAHPQDVSLTWTGRGRKPSWVLGQLDQGRTLEDLLIRH, from the coding sequence ATGGAGCTCGCCAAACAACTGCCGGGTCTGGAATACGCCGAACTGCTCTCGCTGCGTAATGAAATCGACGGCGAAATCAAGCGCCGCGAATCGGAAGAGAAGGCCAAGGCTCGCAAACAAATCCAGGAAATCGCCAAGACCTACGGCCTGAACCTGGAAGAAGTGCTGAGCAAAGTCGGCGGCGCCGTGCGCAAACCGGTGGAAGCCAAATACGCCCACCCGCAAGACGTGTCGCTGACCTGGACCGGCCGCGGTCGCAAGCCGTCCTGGGTGCTGGGACAGCTCGATCAGGGGCGCACACTGGAAGACCTGCTGATCCGCCACTGA
- a CDS encoding M14 family metallopeptidase produces the protein MKISSLFDAGNIEVVSLDRYDDIQLKIRKDNGSDFAQWFYFRLQGAAYQPCTLKILNAHECAYPEGWHDYQAVASYDRVSWFRVQTRYEDDALVIDHTPLAGSVYYAYFEPYSYEQHLNLVGQAQGSGLCQVSDLGNTLDGRDLELLTIGHEVESDLKIWVIARQHPGETMAEWFIEGFLSRLLDPQDATARALLDRATFYVVPNMNPDGSVRGHLRTNAAGTNLNREWQTPSLEKSPEVYHVEQKMRETGVDLFLDIHGDETLPYVFLAGNEGIPSFDARLAELQQRFRQHFLLASPDYQTEHGYEIDQFGDANMTLATSWVGETFGCLAFTLEMPFKDNANLPDDDYGWNGQRSLRLGEAMLTPIYGVLSNLR, from the coding sequence ATGAAGATCAGCAGCCTGTTTGACGCCGGCAATATCGAAGTCGTCTCGCTCGACCGTTACGACGATATCCAGCTCAAGATCCGCAAGGACAACGGTTCGGATTTCGCGCAATGGTTCTACTTCCGCCTGCAGGGCGCCGCCTACCAACCCTGCACGCTCAAAATCCTGAACGCGCACGAGTGTGCCTACCCGGAAGGCTGGCACGACTACCAGGCGGTCGCCTCGTACGACCGCGTCAGCTGGTTCCGCGTGCAGACCCGCTATGAGGACGATGCTCTCGTCATCGACCACACGCCGCTCGCCGGCAGCGTCTACTACGCCTACTTCGAGCCCTATTCGTATGAGCAGCATCTGAACCTGGTAGGCCAGGCGCAGGGCTCGGGCCTGTGCCAGGTCAGCGATCTGGGCAACACACTCGACGGGCGCGACCTCGAGCTGCTGACGATCGGCCACGAGGTCGAGTCCGACCTCAAGATCTGGGTGATCGCGCGCCAGCACCCGGGCGAGACGATGGCCGAATGGTTCATCGAAGGCTTCCTGTCGCGTCTCCTCGACCCACAGGACGCCACCGCGCGCGCGCTGCTCGACCGCGCCACCTTCTACGTCGTGCCGAACATGAACCCGGACGGTTCGGTGCGTGGTCACCTGCGCACCAACGCGGCGGGCACCAACCTCAACCGCGAATGGCAGACGCCGTCGCTCGAGAAGAGTCCTGAGGTCTATCACGTCGAGCAGAAGATGCGCGAAACTGGCGTCGACCTGTTCCTCGACATCCACGGCGACGAGACCCTCCCCTATGTGTTCCTCGCCGGCAACGAGGGCATCCCGTCGTTCGACGCCAGGTTGGCCGAGCTGCAGCAGCGCTTCCGCCAGCATTTCCTGCTGGCGAGCCCCGACTACCAGACCGAGCATGGCTACGAGATCGACCAGTTCGGCGACGCCAACATGACGCTGGCGACCTCTTGGGTCGGCGAAACCTTCGGCTGCCTCGCGTTCACGCTCGAGATGCCGTTCAAGGACAACGCGAACCTGCCCGACGACGACTACGGCTGGAACGGCCAGCGCAGCCTGCGCCTCGGCGAAGCGATGCTGACGCCGATCTACGGCGTACTCAGCAACCTGCGCTGA
- a CDS encoding phasin family protein: MFATNEQLSKLSLSGFESALRFAQISLDSAERLVKLNLELSKQSLEGNVKAARDLAGVSDPQEVFSRVNQIASQSVEQAVSGSRSAYEIVSQTQSELAQVVEQNVDAFNKALISSVETFAKTQQTPGADVAVAGLKNTLAAASAAVNTFAKAAQQAGQFADASFKAAGQATSEAVKATAKRG; the protein is encoded by the coding sequence ATGTTCGCTACGAATGAGCAATTGAGCAAGCTGTCCTTGAGCGGCTTCGAGTCCGCGCTGCGTTTTGCCCAGATCTCCCTGGACAGCGCCGAGCGTCTCGTGAAGCTCAATCTCGAGCTGTCCAAGCAGTCGCTCGAAGGCAATGTGAAAGCCGCCCGCGATCTGGCCGGCGTGTCGGACCCGCAAGAAGTGTTCTCGCGCGTGAACCAGATCGCCAGCCAGTCGGTCGAGCAGGCCGTTTCCGGCTCGCGCAGCGCTTACGAAATCGTTTCGCAGACGCAGAGCGAACTGGCCCAGGTGGTCGAACAAAACGTCGACGCCTTCAACAAGGCACTGATCTCGTCGGTCGAGACCTTCGCCAAGACCCAACAGACCCCGGGCGCCGACGTCGCCGTCGCCGGCCTGAAGAATACCCTCGCCGCCGCCAGCGCCGCGGTGAACACCTTCGCCAAGGCCGCCCAGCAGGCCGGCCAGTTCGCCGACGCGAGCTTCAAGGCGGCCGGTCAGGCCACCAGCGAAGCGGTGAAGGCCACGGCCAAACGCGGCTGA
- the phaR gene encoding polyhydroxyalkanoate synthesis repressor PhaR codes for MGVEKRVIKKYPNRRLYDTATSSYITLGDVKQLVLDNVDLQVVDAKTQDDISRSVLLQIILEEENGGMPMFSYEVLTQFIRFYGQAMQGMMGPFLEKNLQLFSQLQQKLQEQTQTLYGDQGVFNNSLWGEYLKFQAPAMQNVMANYMEQSTSLFLEMQTRMQEQTKSLFTGFPFPGYGEKDDEDGGAKP; via the coding sequence ATGGGTGTTGAGAAACGGGTCATCAAGAAGTATCCGAACCGGCGGCTGTACGACACGGCTACCAGTTCCTACATCACTTTAGGCGATGTAAAGCAGCTGGTGCTGGACAATGTCGACCTGCAAGTGGTCGACGCCAAGACCCAGGACGACATCTCGCGCAGCGTGCTCTTGCAGATCATCCTGGAGGAAGAAAACGGCGGCATGCCGATGTTCAGCTATGAGGTGCTGACCCAGTTCATCCGCTTCTACGGCCAGGCGATGCAGGGCATGATGGGGCCCTTCCTCGAGAAGAACCTGCAGCTTTTCTCGCAGTTGCAGCAAAAGTTGCAGGAGCAGACGCAGACGCTGTACGGCGACCAGGGCGTGTTCAACAACTCGCTGTGGGGCGAGTACCTGAAGTTCCAGGCGCCGGCGATGCAGAACGTGATGGCCAACTATATGGAGCAGAGCACCAGCCTCTTTCTCGAGATGCAGACGCGCATGCAGGAGCAGACCAAGTCGCTGTTCACCGGCTTTCCCTTTCCCGGCTACGGCGAGAAGGACGACGAAGACGGCGGCGCGAAGCCCTGA